In one Pseudarthrobacter sp. NBSH8 genomic region, the following are encoded:
- the mtrA gene encoding MtrAB system response regulator MtrA, with protein MKARILVVDDDEALAEMIGIVLRNDGFEPVFCADGSQALDIFRSSKPDLVLLDLMLPGVDGIEVCRQIRSESDVPIVMLTAKSDTSDVVRGLESGADDYVPKPFKPAELVARVRARLRPGDQKAPETLRIADITIDVAGHTVKRADERISLTPLEFDLLVALARKPWQVFTRELLLEQVWGYRHAADTRLVNVHVQRLRSKIERDPEAPEVVLTVRGVGYKAGS; from the coding sequence ATGAAGGCACGCATTCTGGTAGTTGACGATGACGAAGCGCTGGCCGAAATGATTGGGATTGTTCTGCGCAATGACGGCTTTGAGCCGGTTTTTTGCGCCGACGGCAGCCAGGCGCTGGATATTTTCCGCTCATCGAAGCCTGACCTCGTGCTGCTTGACCTCATGCTTCCCGGCGTGGACGGCATCGAGGTCTGCCGGCAGATCCGTTCCGAATCGGACGTACCCATCGTGATGCTCACCGCCAAGTCGGATACGTCCGACGTCGTCCGCGGCCTTGAGTCGGGCGCAGACGACTACGTGCCCAAGCCTTTCAAACCCGCCGAACTGGTGGCGCGGGTGCGTGCCCGCCTGCGGCCCGGCGACCAGAAGGCGCCTGAAACCCTGCGGATCGCAGACATCACCATCGACGTGGCCGGCCACACCGTGAAGCGTGCCGATGAGCGGATCTCGCTGACGCCCCTGGAGTTTGACCTCCTCGTAGCCCTGGCCCGGAAGCCATGGCAGGTGTTCACCCGCGAGCTGCTCCTGGAGCAGGTCTGGGGCTACCGCCATGCGGCGGACACCCGGCTGGTCAACGTTCACGTCCAGCGCCTCCGGTCAAAAATTGAACGGGATCCGGAAGCTCCCGAAGTTGTATTGACGGTTCGTGGTGTCGGCTACAAAGCAGGTTCCTGA
- a CDS encoding DUF4129 domain-containing protein, with protein sequence MAAEPPVLPGRDEARRWAEEELAKPEYRDAAPGWLDSVWAGILDWLRSLDGLSGPDSTVAAPWIGVAFAVLIGATVILARPRLNAKAKRAADVFDADATVSATAYRQRAEAAAAAGAWSAAVVDCFRALVRTAEDRTVLDARPGRTADEVAHELATPFPSEAGHLTETAHTFDGIRYGNEYADQADYAAVRRLDVTLQSLTPASAALPSERDEPAVPR encoded by the coding sequence ATGGCCGCTGAACCACCGGTCCTGCCCGGCCGCGACGAGGCCCGCCGCTGGGCCGAAGAAGAACTTGCCAAGCCTGAATACCGTGACGCGGCCCCCGGCTGGCTGGACAGCGTCTGGGCGGGCATCCTGGACTGGCTGCGGTCCCTGGACGGCCTCTCCGGCCCGGACAGCACCGTCGCGGCGCCTTGGATCGGCGTGGCCTTCGCCGTGCTGATCGGCGCGACGGTCATCCTGGCCCGCCCGCGCCTCAATGCAAAAGCCAAGCGTGCCGCAGACGTGTTCGACGCCGACGCAACAGTCAGTGCCACGGCCTACCGCCAGCGTGCGGAAGCCGCAGCCGCAGCCGGCGCCTGGAGTGCCGCCGTCGTGGACTGTTTCCGTGCGCTGGTGCGCACGGCCGAGGACAGAACGGTTCTTGACGCGCGGCCCGGCCGGACCGCCGACGAGGTGGCACACGAACTGGCCACGCCGTTTCCGTCAGAGGCCGGCCACCTGACGGAAACTGCGCATACCTTCGACGGGATCCGCTACGGCAATGAATACGCGGACCAGGCTGACTATGCCGCCGTGCGCAGGCTGGACGTCACCCTGCAGTCCCTCACGCCGGCGAGCGCGGCCCTGCCCTCTGAACGTGACGAACCGGCGGTTCCGCGATGA
- a CDS encoding DUF4350 domain-containing protein, with translation MQNPSLDRLTPNLLTQSAPEAQPGFAPALQSDSGSDSGSGTGTGSWLRRHRGGAAIGAVAAVGLAVVISTQLASKGDSLPLSVHNAGPAGARAVSEILGRHGVEVQDVESFDSATAALADRPGATLLLYDRSGFLDQSRLEQLTAGAGRVVLVTPRLGTLKALDTGISQAGVVPESTALLAPGCDLSDPAAAGAVSGTGGFLYDGGTVCFSPPGSTAGLLARTDDGGLTVLGSTALLNNGGLADPGHAALALRTLGSSGDLVWYLPGLGDAAAAESTQTLDDLAPDWVAFLGPWLVFVAVLAVVWRGRRLGPLVFEPLPVVVKAVETAEGRARLYQDSHALDRARDNLRAGTLVRLAHALRVGSEATADDVVQAAARHLGRPATDISGLIQESPSTAARLVQWSQELDKLENEVRTR, from the coding sequence ATGCAGAACCCTTCGCTGGATCGCCTGACGCCCAACCTTCTGACGCAGAGTGCACCGGAGGCACAGCCGGGTTTCGCCCCTGCACTCCAATCGGATTCCGGGTCAGATTCCGGGTCCGGTACCGGTACCGGTTCCTGGCTCCGGCGGCACCGCGGCGGGGCAGCGATCGGCGCGGTGGCCGCCGTTGGACTGGCGGTGGTCATTTCCACCCAACTCGCGTCAAAGGGCGATTCCCTGCCCTTGTCCGTCCACAACGCCGGGCCGGCCGGCGCCAGGGCGGTCAGCGAGATACTGGGCCGCCACGGAGTCGAGGTCCAGGATGTTGAATCCTTTGACTCGGCCACCGCGGCACTCGCGGACCGGCCAGGTGCCACCCTGCTCCTGTACGACCGGAGCGGATTCCTGGACCAATCCCGGCTGGAACAACTGACCGCAGGTGCGGGACGCGTGGTGCTGGTGACGCCGCGGCTCGGCACGCTGAAGGCCCTCGATACCGGCATCAGCCAGGCGGGCGTGGTGCCGGAGTCAACGGCGCTCCTGGCACCGGGCTGCGATCTCAGCGATCCCGCCGCGGCAGGTGCTGTGTCCGGAACCGGCGGCTTCCTGTACGACGGCGGCACGGTGTGCTTCAGCCCGCCGGGAAGCACCGCCGGGCTGCTTGCCCGCACGGACGACGGCGGCCTGACCGTCCTGGGCAGCACCGCCCTCCTCAACAACGGCGGGCTTGCCGACCCTGGCCATGCCGCGCTGGCCCTGCGGACGCTGGGCAGCTCAGGGGACCTCGTCTGGTACCTGCCCGGACTGGGCGACGCGGCCGCTGCGGAGTCAACGCAGACACTTGATGACCTTGCCCCTGACTGGGTGGCTTTCCTGGGGCCGTGGCTGGTCTTTGTGGCCGTGCTCGCCGTCGTATGGCGGGGGCGCCGCCTGGGCCCGCTCGTCTTTGAACCGCTGCCTGTGGTGGTCAAGGCCGTGGAGACCGCCGAAGGCCGCGCGCGCCTCTATCAGGATTCCCACGCACTGGACCGGGCGCGGGACAACCTTCGGGCCGGCACCCTGGTTCGTCTGGCACACGCCCTTCGGGTTGGATCCGAGGCCACTGCCGACGACGTGGTGCAGGCAGCGGCCCGGCACCTGGGCCGGCCGGCCACCGACATCAGCGGCCTGATCCAGGAAAGCCCCAGTACCGCAGCCAGGCTGGTGCAATGGTCACAGGAACTGGACAAACTAGAGAACGAGGTCAGGACCCGATGA
- a CDS encoding MoxR family ATPase, translating to MNEPYGAPQIMDTSPRTPDPARQALLDVRHEVAKAVVGQDATVTGLLIALLSQGHVLLEGVPGVAKTLLVRALSAALSLDTKRVQFTPDLMPGDITGSLVYDSHTSEFSFREGPVFTNILLADEINRTPPKTQASLLEAMEERQVSVDGVSRQLPGNFLVAATQNPVEYEGTYPLPEAQLDRFLLKLTMPLPGRTDEVEVIRRHAAGFNPRDLAAAGVRAVAGAEDLERARQGVATVAVEPEIIGYIVDLVRATRQAPSFQLGVSPRGATALLNTSRAWAWLSGRSFVTPDDVKALALPCLRHRVALQPDAQMDGVRVDDVLGSILASVPVPR from the coding sequence ATGAACGAACCGTACGGCGCCCCGCAGATCATGGACACTTCCCCGCGGACGCCCGATCCCGCCCGGCAGGCACTGCTGGATGTCCGCCATGAGGTAGCCAAGGCCGTGGTGGGCCAGGATGCCACCGTCACGGGACTCCTGATCGCGCTGCTGTCCCAGGGGCATGTGCTGCTCGAAGGCGTGCCCGGGGTGGCCAAAACACTCCTGGTACGGGCGCTGTCCGCCGCGCTGAGCCTGGACACCAAACGCGTACAGTTCACCCCTGACCTGATGCCCGGCGACATCACCGGTTCCCTGGTCTACGACTCGCACACCTCGGAATTCAGTTTCCGCGAGGGGCCGGTCTTCACCAACATCCTCCTGGCCGACGAAATTAACCGGACGCCGCCGAAGACGCAGGCCTCCCTGTTGGAGGCCATGGAGGAGCGGCAGGTCTCGGTTGACGGCGTGTCCCGGCAACTGCCGGGGAACTTCCTGGTGGCGGCAACCCAGAACCCCGTGGAGTACGAGGGAACCTATCCCCTCCCCGAAGCCCAGCTGGACCGGTTCCTGCTCAAGCTCACAATGCCGCTGCCCGGCCGGACTGACGAAGTGGAGGTGATCCGGCGGCACGCTGCCGGCTTCAATCCGCGCGACCTTGCTGCGGCCGGTGTCCGCGCGGTGGCCGGCGCCGAGGATCTCGAACGGGCACGGCAGGGAGTGGCCACCGTTGCCGTCGAACCGGAAATCATCGGCTACATCGTGGACCTGGTGCGCGCAACGCGGCAGGCGCCCTCGTTCCAGCTGGGCGTTTCGCCCCGCGGCGCGACTGCGCTGCTGAACACCTCCCGTGCCTGGGCGTGGCTGTCCGGCCGCAGCTTCGTCACCCCCGATGATGTCAAAGCACTGGCGCTGCCGTGCCTGCGCCACCGGGTGGCCCTGCAGCCTGATGCCCAGATGGACGGGGTCCGCGTGGACGATGTCCTGGGCAGCATCCTGGCGTCCGTCCCCGTCCCCCGCTGA
- a CDS encoding DUF58 domain-containing protein, with product MALSGRFVLLALLGLVPVLLFPGGGTVLEVVGALAVLLGLDLVLAASPRAIIVTRADPGNVALHGMASSVLNLRNGGRRRLRATVRDAWQPSAGAVNPVQDLDIPALESGRMTVRLQPVRRGDMAARHVTVRSHGPLRLAARQRTFDCSGLLRVLPPFHSRRHLPSKLRKLRELDGKAAVQIRGAGTEFDSLRDYVRGDDVRSIDWRATARRSAVVVRTWRPERDRRVVILLDTSRTSAARIEDEPRLDTGIEAALLLAVLAERGGDRVDFLAYDRRPRARAGSATTGNLLGQLVQAMAPLEAELIELDWSSLPGQIRAVSAHRSLVVLLTALDGGAPEEGLIPVAAQLAQQHVVVVAAVRDPRLGQMLRERENAAGVYRAAAAERVLLERAAVSAELRHHGVEVVDAEPHHLPPQLADLYIRLKAAGRL from the coding sequence ATGGCACTCTCCGGACGGTTCGTGTTGCTGGCACTGCTGGGCCTGGTGCCGGTACTGCTGTTCCCCGGCGGGGGAACAGTCCTGGAGGTGGTCGGGGCGCTCGCTGTCCTCCTGGGCCTGGACCTTGTACTGGCCGCGTCCCCGCGGGCCATCATCGTCACGCGCGCCGATCCCGGCAACGTAGCCCTGCACGGCATGGCTTCTTCGGTCCTCAACCTGCGCAACGGTGGCCGACGACGACTGCGGGCGACCGTCCGGGACGCGTGGCAGCCGTCTGCCGGGGCCGTGAATCCGGTCCAGGACCTGGACATCCCCGCCCTGGAAAGCGGCCGGATGACCGTCCGGTTGCAGCCGGTCCGCCGTGGCGACATGGCCGCCCGGCACGTCACTGTCCGCTCCCATGGACCCCTTCGGCTTGCGGCACGCCAACGCACGTTTGACTGCAGCGGCCTCCTCCGGGTCCTGCCGCCGTTCCATTCCCGCAGGCACCTGCCGTCGAAGCTCAGGAAACTCCGCGAACTCGACGGCAAGGCCGCCGTGCAGATCCGTGGTGCCGGCACCGAATTCGACTCCTTGCGGGACTACGTCCGCGGGGACGACGTCCGGTCCATCGACTGGCGCGCAACCGCCCGCCGGTCCGCCGTCGTCGTCCGCACCTGGCGCCCGGAACGCGACCGGCGTGTGGTGATCTTGCTGGATACCTCGCGCACGTCAGCCGCGAGGATCGAGGACGAACCCCGGCTGGATACCGGCATCGAAGCGGCACTCCTGCTGGCGGTGCTGGCCGAGCGTGGCGGTGACAGAGTGGATTTCCTGGCCTACGACCGCCGTCCGCGCGCCAGGGCCGGCTCCGCCACCACCGGCAACCTCCTGGGGCAGCTGGTGCAGGCGATGGCGCCCCTGGAGGCCGAACTGATTGAGCTTGACTGGTCCAGCCTTCCGGGCCAGATCCGGGCGGTCTCCGCACACCGGTCCCTGGTGGTGCTGCTGACGGCCCTGGACGGCGGGGCACCGGAGGAAGGGCTTATTCCCGTAGCCGCGCAGCTCGCGCAGCAGCACGTTGTGGTGGTGGCCGCTGTCCGTGATCCCAGGCTGGGGCAGATGCTGCGTGAGCGTGAGAACGCCGCCGGCGTATACCGGGCGGCAGCGGCTGAACGCGTACTCCTGGAACGGGCCGCGGTCAGCGCCGAGCTCCGGCACCACGGGGTGGAAGTGGTGGACGCGGAGCCACACCACCTGCCGCCGCAGCTTGCCGACCTGTACATCCGGCTCAAGGCGGCCGGTAGATTGTGA
- a CDS encoding DUF4166 domain-containing protein: MNVPIYRQALGEDYHRLQPELQEYFSLAPGSGHYGVGEGVFDVVGCRQAWLRPLLKLTSGEEAFFPDYGEGIPFRIENHAHQDPFGRSSLTARREIRFPGHVRIFQDTTSLVDSDGGPRLVDYLGRFRRMVTDLKLSVTEEGRLRGVSDASRLFMGPLRLPLPATVDAKAYAEQWWDGDAGEHGQHRIQVKVLQPQIGQVLVYAGGFDYRLRPYIGGSSAQSFLPRYARPDRWENRT, encoded by the coding sequence ATGAACGTCCCTATTTACCGGCAGGCCCTGGGCGAGGACTACCACCGGCTGCAGCCTGAGCTGCAGGAGTACTTTTCCCTGGCGCCCGGCTCGGGGCATTACGGCGTCGGAGAGGGCGTGTTCGATGTTGTGGGCTGCCGGCAGGCCTGGCTGCGGCCTCTCCTCAAGCTCACCTCCGGCGAGGAAGCGTTTTTCCCGGATTACGGTGAAGGCATCCCCTTCCGGATTGAAAACCATGCGCACCAGGATCCGTTCGGCCGCTCCAGCCTGACCGCCCGACGGGAAATCCGTTTCCCAGGGCACGTGCGGATTTTCCAGGACACCACCAGCCTCGTGGATTCCGACGGCGGCCCGCGGCTGGTGGACTACCTGGGCCGTTTCCGGCGCATGGTGACTGACCTCAAGCTCAGTGTGACGGAGGAGGGCAGGCTGCGCGGCGTTTCCGACGCGTCCCGGCTGTTCATGGGACCCCTCCGGCTTCCGCTGCCGGCCACAGTTGACGCCAAGGCCTACGCCGAGCAGTGGTGGGACGGCGATGCCGGCGAGCACGGTCAGCACCGGATCCAGGTCAAGGTCCTGCAACCGCAGATCGGGCAGGTCCTTGTCTATGCGGGCGGCTTCGACTACCGCCTGCGTCCCTACATTGGCGGCAGTTCGGCGCAGAGTTTCCTGCCCCGCTACGCCCGGCCGGACCGTTGGGAAAACCGGACGTAG
- a CDS encoding chorismate mutase: MTQQNHDVPDTDTYDAAASSLAGQVDNSVMAELLSIRSSIDNIDATLVYLLAERFKATQKVGFLKAAHRLPAGDPGRESAQIARLRRLAEDANLDPAFAEKFLNFIIGEVIRHHEAIAEDHQAAAEWK, translated from the coding sequence ATGACGCAGCAAAACCACGATGTTCCCGACACCGACACCTACGATGCCGCCGCGAGTTCGCTGGCAGGCCAGGTGGACAACTCGGTGATGGCGGAACTGCTGTCCATCCGCTCCAGCATCGACAACATCGACGCCACCCTGGTGTACCTCCTGGCTGAACGGTTCAAGGCCACCCAGAAAGTGGGCTTCCTCAAGGCCGCGCACCGGCTCCCCGCAGGGGACCCCGGCCGGGAATCCGCCCAGATCGCCCGTCTCCGGCGGCTGGCAGAGGATGCAAACCTCGATCCCGCCTTTGCGGAGAAGTTCCTGAACTTCATCATCGGCGAGGTCATCCGGCATCATGAAGCCATCGCCGAGGACCACCAGGCCGCTGCAGAGTGGAAGTAA
- a CDS encoding ABC transporter ATP-binding protein — MTINIDAVSDQSRPADQPVLEIDHLKVTFATDGGDVYAVKDVSLDVRSGEVLAIVGESGSGKTVTAKTILGLLPETATSGGAVLINGNNVISVSAAKLRQIRGRDVAMVFQEPSTALNPVFTVGWQIAEGIRAHAGGKRVSARDAKVRAIEALRKVGIPDPEHRVNYYPHQFSGGQKQRVVIAAALALNPGLIVADEPTTALDVTVQAEILELLRDLRDTYGTSIVLITHNMGVVADLADRVVVMYQGDVVEEAPVRVLFAEPKEDYTKKLLAAVPHLGRNSASEGLLERAHQGSPVLVEATNLTVEYPGRLGTPAFKAVDGVSFTVSQGEVFGLVGESGSGKTTIGRAIAGLNRTTGGSLKVLGYEMLNLKERTFKPLRKDIGFVFQDPAASFNPQLTIGDCVAEPMIIHTDPSPAQARKRVAELLESVQLPASYAERYPHELSGGQRQRASLARALILNPRLLIADEPTSALDVSVQAKVLELFKEIQAEFGFAALFISHDLAVVDILSQWVGVLYKGKLVEQGIGSQVMGAPQHDYTKRLIASLPVPDPDEQARRREAHRALLAQ; from the coding sequence GTGACCATCAATATTGATGCGGTATCTGACCAGTCCAGGCCGGCAGACCAGCCAGTTCTGGAGATCGACCACCTGAAGGTCACCTTCGCCACGGACGGGGGAGACGTCTACGCCGTGAAGGATGTGAGCCTCGACGTCCGCTCCGGCGAAGTCCTGGCCATCGTGGGCGAATCCGGCTCCGGGAAAACCGTGACCGCGAAAACCATTCTCGGGCTGCTGCCGGAGACTGCCACCAGCGGGGGCGCCGTCCTGATTAACGGGAACAACGTGATCAGCGTCAGCGCCGCGAAGCTGAGGCAGATCCGCGGCCGCGATGTGGCCATGGTGTTCCAGGAGCCCTCCACGGCCCTGAACCCGGTGTTCACCGTGGGCTGGCAGATTGCCGAGGGCATCCGTGCCCACGCCGGCGGGAAGCGGGTTTCGGCCAGGGATGCCAAGGTCCGTGCCATTGAAGCGCTGCGGAAGGTGGGGATCCCGGATCCGGAACATCGGGTCAACTACTATCCGCACCAGTTCTCCGGTGGCCAGAAACAGCGCGTGGTGATCGCGGCCGCGCTTGCCCTGAACCCGGGACTGATTGTGGCTGATGAACCCACCACCGCCCTGGATGTCACCGTCCAGGCCGAAATCCTGGAGCTGCTCAGGGACCTTCGGGACACGTACGGCACCTCGATCGTGCTGATCACCCACAACATGGGCGTGGTGGCCGATCTCGCGGATCGCGTGGTGGTGATGTACCAGGGTGACGTGGTGGAGGAAGCGCCGGTGCGGGTGCTGTTTGCCGAACCCAAAGAGGACTACACCAAGAAGCTGCTGGCCGCCGTGCCCCACCTGGGCCGGAACTCGGCCTCGGAGGGCCTGCTGGAACGCGCCCACCAGGGCTCACCGGTGCTGGTGGAGGCAACCAACCTGACCGTCGAGTATCCCGGCAGGCTGGGAACGCCGGCCTTCAAGGCCGTGGACGGGGTCAGCTTCACCGTGTCCCAGGGCGAAGTCTTTGGACTGGTGGGCGAATCCGGCTCAGGGAAGACCACCATCGGCCGGGCCATCGCGGGCCTGAACCGGACCACGGGCGGCAGCCTGAAGGTACTCGGCTACGAGATGCTGAACCTCAAGGAGCGTACGTTCAAACCCCTCCGGAAGGACATCGGCTTTGTTTTCCAAGATCCGGCTGCGTCCTTCAACCCGCAGCTGACCATCGGCGACTGTGTAGCGGAACCCATGATCATCCACACCGACCCGAGCCCGGCACAGGCGCGCAAACGCGTTGCTGAACTGCTCGAATCAGTGCAGCTGCCGGCGTCGTACGCTGAACGGTACCCGCACGAGCTGTCCGGCGGGCAGCGCCAGAGGGCGTCTTTGGCGCGGGCACTGATCCTGAACCCGCGGCTGCTCATCGCTGACGAGCCGACGTCGGCCCTGGACGTTTCGGTGCAGGCCAAGGTCCTGGAACTCTTCAAGGAAATCCAGGCCGAGTTCGGGTTTGCGGCGCTGTTCATCAGCCACGACCTCGCGGTGGTGGACATTCTGTCGCAGTGGGTGGGCGTCCTCTACAAGGGCAAACTCGTGGAGCAGGGCATCGGCAGCCAGGTGATGGGCGCGCCGCAGCACGACTACACCAAACGGCTGATTGCCTCCCTGCCGGTCCCTGATCCGGACGAACAGGCCCGACGCCGGGAAGCACACCGGGCGCTGTTGGCGCAGTAG
- a CDS encoding ABC transporter permease, protein MGTTSREPTKKSLLDRLPVSSHIRQSVGLQRTMLLIGVVLCAVFVVAAIFAPLLAPYGYSQISDDTGSFPAQAEPGGKHLLGTTVGGYDVLSRVIWGSQTALAVIVAAVLMSIFLGVFLGLVSGYFGGWLDRVLVVIADAIYAFPTLLVAIVMSIAINKGQSGFWGGILACGFAITAVFVPQYFRVIRAETIRLKAEPFVESAQVVGASSARIIRRHIFSNATRTLPLIFTLNASEAILTLAGLGFLGFGIEPSSAAEWGFDLNKAMSDASSGIWWTGVFPGIAIVLTVVGLTLVGESINDLNDPRLRGRKAAGAKGAPGPSTAAAQAAIAADVRGL, encoded by the coding sequence ATGGGCACCACATCAAGGGAACCAACAAAGAAGTCCTTGCTGGACCGGCTTCCGGTCTCGTCCCACATCCGCCAGAGCGTTGGCCTGCAACGCACCATGCTGCTCATCGGCGTCGTTCTTTGCGCTGTTTTTGTCGTGGCTGCGATCTTTGCGCCGCTGTTGGCGCCCTACGGGTATTCCCAGATTTCCGATGACACCGGTTCGTTCCCGGCGCAGGCCGAACCCGGTGGCAAGCATCTGTTGGGAACGACGGTGGGCGGCTACGATGTGCTGTCCCGGGTGATCTGGGGATCGCAGACAGCCTTGGCGGTGATTGTTGCTGCCGTGCTGATGTCTATCTTCCTGGGGGTGTTCCTCGGCCTGGTGAGCGGCTACTTCGGCGGCTGGTTGGACCGCGTGCTGGTGGTCATTGCCGACGCAATCTACGCTTTCCCGACGCTCCTCGTCGCTATCGTGATGTCGATTGCCATCAACAAGGGACAGTCTGGATTCTGGGGCGGAATCCTGGCCTGCGGGTTCGCCATCACTGCAGTGTTCGTGCCTCAGTACTTCCGCGTGATCCGCGCTGAAACCATCCGGCTCAAGGCTGAACCGTTTGTGGAATCAGCGCAGGTTGTTGGCGCCTCCAGCGCCAGGATAATAAGGAGGCACATCTTCTCCAACGCGACCCGGACCCTGCCGCTGATCTTCACGCTGAACGCCTCCGAAGCCATCCTCACTCTGGCAGGCCTGGGCTTCCTCGGTTTTGGTATCGAGCCAAGCTCCGCCGCTGAATGGGGCTTTGACCTGAACAAGGCGATGTCCGATGCCTCCTCCGGTATTTGGTGGACCGGTGTGTTCCCCGGCATCGCCATCGTACTGACGGTGGTTGGCCTCACCCTCGTGGGTGAAAGCATCAACGACCTGAACGATCCGCGACTGCGCGGGCGCAAGGCTGCGGGCGCCAAGGGCGCCCCGGGACCATCAACCGCGGCCGCGCAGGCTGCCATCGCAGCGGATGTGAGAGGACTGTGA
- a CDS encoding ABC transporter permease yields MATLIDAPPPTVAAPTSKSAGGGLGRYILIRFLLIFPTIFILVTLVFFLMRITGDPITAAQGGRLPQEQIDALVHQAGYDRNLFIQYIEYLGNIATGNFGRTISDGRPVVEMLVKFGAATLELSINALVVALLVGIPLGMFAAHKRDRVPDAFLRMFAILCYATPVFFAGLLLKLTFSVGLGWFPVAGRASTTTELAMSRLASPSGVYWLDALRSGNLSAFGDIVQHAVLPAVALGLLTAGVFLRLVRTNVIGTLGKDYVEAGRSRGVSEYRLVTQHAYKPALIPIITVMGLQIALLLGGAVLTETTFEWKGLGYQLAQYLTARDFVAVQGIVMLLAVIVAITNFAVDIAAALIDPRVRY; encoded by the coding sequence ATGGCCACATTGATAGATGCGCCGCCGCCAACGGTAGCGGCACCCACCTCCAAATCTGCGGGAGGTGGCCTCGGGAGATATATCCTGATTCGCTTCCTGTTGATTTTCCCCACGATCTTCATCCTCGTCACCCTCGTTTTCTTTCTTATGCGGATCACCGGCGATCCCATTACCGCTGCCCAGGGCGGACGCCTTCCGCAGGAACAAATTGACGCCTTGGTTCACCAGGCCGGATATGACCGGAACCTCTTCATTCAATACATCGAGTACCTTGGCAACATCGCCACCGGCAACTTCGGCCGGACCATTTCAGATGGCCGGCCTGTGGTCGAGATGCTGGTCAAATTTGGTGCCGCCACCCTGGAACTGAGCATCAACGCCCTTGTGGTGGCGCTGCTCGTAGGAATTCCGCTGGGTATGTTTGCCGCCCACAAGCGCGACAGAGTTCCTGATGCTTTTCTGCGCATGTTCGCCATCCTTTGCTATGCCACCCCTGTCTTCTTTGCAGGCCTGCTCCTGAAGCTGACATTCTCTGTAGGCCTGGGCTGGTTCCCGGTGGCCGGACGCGCCTCCACCACAACGGAATTGGCCATGAGCAGGCTCGCATCGCCATCCGGTGTCTACTGGCTGGACGCACTGCGCAGCGGCAACCTGTCGGCCTTCGGTGACATCGTCCAGCACGCGGTTCTTCCCGCCGTCGCGCTGGGCCTTCTGACCGCTGGCGTCTTCCTCCGCCTGGTCCGCACCAACGTGATCGGCACACTGGGCAAGGACTATGTTGAGGCGGGCAGGTCCCGTGGAGTCAGCGAATACCGACTGGTGACCCAGCATGCCTACAAGCCTGCACTGATCCCCATCATCACGGTGATGGGTCTGCAGATTGCCTTGCTGCTCGGCGGTGCGGTGCTGACGGAAACCACGTTCGAGTGGAAGGGCCTGGGCTATCAGTTGGCCCAGTACCTCACTGCGCGTGACTTTGTGGCAGTCCAAGGCATCGTAATGCTGCTCGCCGTCATTGTGGCGATCACCAACTTCGCAGTGGACATTGCCGCGGCCCTGATTGATCCGCGAGTGAGGTACTGA